A window of the Sabethes cyaneus chromosome 1, idSabCyanKW18_F2, whole genome shotgun sequence genome harbors these coding sequences:
- the LOC128743469 gene encoding protein suppressor of forked, with protein sequence MAQWKDQLKFDIEWGHERLVRAQQTVEVRPFDVESWSVLVREGQSRNINEVRSLYESLVSVFPTTARYWKIYIEQEMKYRNYERVEKLFQRCLVKILNIDLWKLYLTYVKETKAGLSTHKEKLAQAYDFALEKIGMDLHSYSIWQDYISFLKSVEAVGSYAENQKITAVRKVYQRAVITPIIGIEHLWKEYIMFEQNINPIISEKMSLERSRDYMNARRVAKELEIVTKGLNRNLPAVPPMATKEEQKQVELWKKYINFERSNPLRSEDTALVTRRVMFATEQCLLVLTHHPAVWHQAAQYLDQSSKQLIDKGDLNAAKVFADEAANILERAISSVLSRNALLYFAYADFEEGRLKYEKVHQMYNKFLSIPDIDPTLAYIQYMKFARRAEGIISARAIFKKAREDVRSTYHVFVAAALMEYYCTKDKDIAFRIFELGLKRFGGSPEYVMCYIDYLSHLNEDNNTRVLFERVLSSGGLTPQLSVEVWNRFLEFESNIGDLSSIVKVERRRSAVLEKLKEFEGKETAQLVDRYKFLNLYPCSTAELKSIGYTETNGVLNSFTTKLPTTVENAEAPNQIPRPDFAQMIPYKPKPNAYPGEHPLDGGCFPQPPAASYLCSILPPPICFQGPFVSIEKLADLFSRIVLPDITITPSGAGENGNSIKLFDLAKAVHWIVDDSTYSGEGGLKRRRMAPGGDDSDEETTMSAPPANDVYRLRQQKRFNR encoded by the coding sequence ATGGCTCAATGGAAGGACCAGCTAAAGTTTGATATCGAGTGGGGCCATGAACGACTGGTCCGGGCCCAACAGACGGTGGAGGTGCGTCCGTTCGATGTGGAATCCTGGTCGGTGCTGGTCCGCGAAGGACAAAGCCGGAACATCAACGAAGTACGCTCGCTGTACGAATCGTTGGTGAGTGTTTTCCCAACGACGGCCCGTTATTGGAAAATCTACATCGAACAGGAAATGAAGTACCGGAACTACGAACGGGTTGAGAAACTTTTTCAGCGCTGCTTGGTAAAAATTTTGAACATCGATTTGTGGAAGCTGTATTTGACTTATGTGAAGGAAACGAAAGCCGGGTTGAGCACCCATAAAGAAAAATTGGCCCAAGCCTATGATTTTGCGCTGGAAAAGATCGGAATGGATTTGCATTCGTATTCAATTTGGCAGGATTATATTTCGTTTCTAAAGAGTGTTGAAGCAGTGGGAAGTTATGCGGAGAACCAGAAAATTACCGCAGTTAGAAAAGTCTATCAGCGAGCGGTAATAACTCCAATCATAGGAATAGAACATCTGTGGAAGGAATACATTATGTTTGAGCAAAATATAAACCCTATTATTTCGGAAAAAATGAGTTTAGAACGATCGAGAGACTACATGAATGCACGCCGTGTAGCGAAGGAGTTGGAAATTGTGACAAAAGGGCTGAATCGCAATCTTCCCGCTGTACCACCGATGGCTACTAAAGAGGAACAAAAGCAAGTCGAATTGTGGAAGAAGTATATCAATTTCGAAAGGTCCAACCCCCTTAGAAGCGAGGATACGGCTTTAGTCACCCGCCGGGTGATGTTTGCTACAGAACAATGCCTTCTGGTTTTGACTCATCATCCCGCTGTTTGGCATCAAGCTGCCCAATATTTGGACCAGAGTTCTAAACAACTAATCGACAAAGGGGACCTAAATGCCGCAAAGGTATTTGCCGATGAAGCTGCCAACATTCTGGAAAGAGCTATCAGCAGTGTCCTTAGCAGGAATGCCTTGCTCTATTTTGCCTATGCCGATTTTGAAGAAGGAAGACTCAAGTATGAGAAAGTGCATCAGATGTACAATAAATTTCTGTCCATTCCAGATATAGACCCGACTTTGGCTTACATTCAGTATATGAAGTTTGCCCGTCGTGCGGAGGGTATCATTTCGGCAAGAGCCATTTTCAAGAAAGCTCGTGAAGATGTTCGTTCAACGTATCATGTTTTTGTAGCAGCCGCTTTGATGGAGTATTACTGCACGAAGGACAAAGATATTGCATTTCGCATATTCGAATTGGGCCTGAAACGCTTCGGTGGAAGTCCGGAATATGTCATGTGTTACATCGATTATCTGTCGCATCTCAACGAAGACAACAATACTCGGGTGCTGTTTGAAAGAGTACTTTCTTCTGGTGGGCTGACACCGCAACTATCAGTAGAGGTTTGGAACCGTTTTCTGGAGTTCGAATCCAACATAGGCGATTTGTCCAGTATTGTTAAAGTCGAACGCAGAAGAAGTGCAGTTTTAGAAAAACTTAAAGAATTCGAAGGCAAAGAAACAGCCCAACTAGTAGATCGCTACAAGTTTCTTAATCTTTATCCTTGTTCAACTGCCGAATTAAAATCGATTGGTTACACTGAAACCAATGGCGTTTTGAATTCATTTACTACTAAACTCCCGACAACGGTGGAAAACGCGGAAGCACCCAACCAAATTCCACGTCCAGATTTTGCTCAAATGATTCCGTACAAACCGAAGCCCAACGCCTATCCAGGGGAGCATCCTTTGGATGGTGGTTGCTTCCCACAACCGCCGGCTGCATCGTATCTGTGTTCGATTCTACCGCCACCGATTTGCTTCCAAGGGCCGTTCGTTTCGATTGAGAAGTTGGCCGATCTGTTTAGCCGAATTGTGCTGCCCGATATTACGATCACTCCCAGCGGAGCTGGAGAGAACGGCAACAGCATCAAACTGTTCGATCTGGCCAAAGCAGTACATTGGATTGTGGACGACAGTACGTACTCCGGCGAGGGAGGCCTTAAGCGAAGGCGAATGGCACCGGGCGGTGATGACAGTGACGAGGAAACCACCATGTCCGCTCCACCGGCCAACGATGTGTACCGTTTGCGGCAGCAGAAAAGATTCAATCGGTAA